DNA sequence from the Oncorhynchus nerka isolate Pitt River linkage group LG9b, Oner_Uvic_2.0, whole genome shotgun sequence genome:
AAGCAATTTTCCATTACTTTTCTAAATGCTAATGGTTTATAATAATGATAGGCCTTTATTCTGTTACATTCATTGATAAAATGTACTCTAAATTTAACCGGCAAGGTATTTAATGTAAAAAGGTCCtcaagcgtttgacagtgatttaGTGGGCCCTCGAacaaaaaaggttgggaaccgcTGCACTAGGATGCGTCAAACTTAAGAAAGTTGGCTAAGCATTACAGTCCACATAGCCTAAGGGAACTATGTGCTTGAGTTATTAATTCCAGTCGTCCTTATCGCTAATGCTAATCAGCATATGCCGGGTTGCGCTGTAGCCACAGAAGTAGATTACATTAGTGCAGATTTTATTAGCCATTTATCCCCACATGTGACCTTTGCTAGCAGAGCTCAGAGTAACCTCTGCAGACTTGACTTTTGACGATCTACTTCATAGAGACTTAATAAGATGCTCCTGAACATGTCTTTCCTACCCCCCCCCCACGAGTGCTTGCTCTATCCTGTCTTCTCATTGACTCTTTACCTGCTGTCTTCCCAGTTATTCTCCCTCTCCCACACTTTGAGCATCCTCTTTCTCTCATGCTCCCTCATCTTCTAAATTAAATGTTCCCCCTGGGAGTCAGATGGAAGCAGTGTACCTTGTTAGCTCAAGATGCAATGCAGATCGAGATCCATTAAACATGTTACGGTCATTTTAAAAGCATATAAATATCTGAGAGGAAAAGCTTCAGTCTAGGAAAGAGGGAGACTGTAAGACCAATAGTATAGGCTTGGGCAAAACTCAGAGTGATAAAGAGGAGAGACTTAAATTATTAAAGATATGGCTCTTGACGGATCAAGTATGTGTTTTAATTAAGGTGGGCACACAAGTGTTGCTGATAAAAGAACTCTAAGTGCTCTGTcacgggaagtaggggtgctggagTTGCTGCAGCACCCTCGGCTCAAGGGTGCACCCTCTACATACTCCTGTCTGTAGGCTACAGACATCAATAAAATCATTCAAAATACTACAGACACAATTTGGGCAGCAAGAACAAACGGCTAGTTGCGTTGAGGCCATATTAATATAATCCATAGAAGGGCCTTAACCTCTCACCCTGGCAATTAgactggtaaactcatgggtacactccCAATGGCTGCCATTCCTGATTGGAATGGACATGTTCGTTCTGTGGATTCTATTTCTATAGCTATACCTAATTGACCTTTCGCAAATTTTTAAATACAGTCGTGGAGAAAATCCGTTAacctctgcgtctcacaaagatgtcccggttggaaccaaaaatatcaaatttggactaatcagaccaaaggacagatttccattttacatttaagtcatttagcagacgctcttatccagagcgacttacaaattggtgctttcaccttatgacatccagtggaacagccactttacaatagtgcatctaggtcttttaaggggggtgagaaggattactttatcctatcctaggtattccttaaagaggtggggtttcaggtgtctccggaaggtggtgattgactccgctgtcctggcgtcgtgagggagtttgttccaccattggggggccagagcagcgaacagttttgactgggctgagcgggaactgtacttcctcagtggtagggaggcgagcaggccagaggtggatgaacgcagtgcccttgtttgggtgtagggcctgatcagagcctggaggtactgaggtgccgttcccctcacagctccgtaggcaagcaccatggtcttgtagcggatgcgagcttcaactggaagccagtggagagagcggaggagcggggtgacgtgagagaacttgggaaggttgaacaccagacgggctgcggcgttctggatgagttgtaggggtttaatggcacaggcagggagcccagccaacagcgagttgcagtaatccagacgggagatgacaagtgcctggattaggacctgcgccgcttcctgtgtgaggcagggtcgtactctgcggatgttgtagagcatgaacctacaggaacgggccaccgccttgatgttatttgagaacgacagggtgttgtccaggatcacgccaaggttcttagcgctctgggacgaggacacaatggagttgtcaaccgtgatggcgagatcatggatctaatgtctattgcttgtgtttcttggcaagtctcttattattggtgtccttttagtagtggtttctttgcagcaatttgaccatgaagtcctgatttcagtctcctctgaacagttgctgTTGAAATGTCTGTTacttaactctaatgaacttatcctctacagcagagaactctgggtcttcctttcccgtggcggtcctcatgagagtcagtttcatcatagcgcttgacggtttttgcgactgcacttgaagaaactttgaaagttattgtaattttccggattgactgacctgcaTGTCTTAAAGCAacgatggactgtaatttctctttgcttatttgagctgttcttgccataatatggacttacccctatttggtgaaagaccatcttctgtataccacccataccttgtctcaacacaagtgattggctcaaacacattaagaaaggAAAAATTCCACTAATTCAGGCACACCCGTTCATTGAAGtgctttccaggtgactacctcatgaagctggttgagagaataccaagagtgtgcaaagctgtcacggcaaagggtggctatttgaagaatctaaaatatattgggatttatttaacactttaaaaaatatttttttaacttactacatgattccatgtaatttcatagttttgatgtcttcactattattctgcaatgtagaaaataacaacaaaaaacttGAATGGCTAGGTGtgccaacttttgactggtactgtagtttggaaagcaaatgccTACTGTGgaaaagagaagactaatctGTCTGTAGAAGCTACCAAATGTCTTCATCTTCTCTCCAATATTGAGCGAACAGCACTGTTTTTCAAAGAAACCTAACTTAAGAGGCTATTAGCACGAGCATCGGCCATGACCGGTGTGTAGCCTAGCCAGAGCATTTTCATGCTCTCTCTATACTGTAGCCTATTTAtgttgactgaccatgtcttaaagcaacgatggactgtcgtttctctttgcttatttcagcagttcttgccataatatggactttgtcttttaccaaatagggctatcttctgtatacccaccCATACCTTGTCTCGACACTATTTTCATTGGCCTGGGCCATAGGTTGCTTACATATTgatctcagtttgtcagtgttgGAATAGCTACTCATTTCGGTCAATTATGTGGTTTAAAAAAAGATTCTGCCAatgtctccagtcatgtaaaatgacgtagaattgcatgaaatgcgttAATGAAGGCCACCgacaatgtcaacagtgaagaggcgactcagggatactggccttctaggcagatttcatctgtccagtgtctgttcttttacCCATCTTAAACTTTTATTTTTTGGGGTCCAGTCtgaaatatggctttttctttgtaactctgcctagaaggccagcatcccagagtcacctctttactgttgactttgagactggtgttttgtgggtactatttaatgaagctgccagttgtggACTTGtgaaactagacactctaatgtacttgtctttcctcagttgtgcaccagggcctcccactcctcattctattctggttagggccagtttgcgccattctgtgaagggagtagtgcacagcgttgtacgagatcttcagtttctcggCAATATCTTGcatagaatagccttcatttttcaGATCAAGAATATGCtgccgagtttcagaagaaagctctttgtttctggccattttgagcccgtaatcgaacccacaaattctgatgctccagatactcaactagtctaaagaaggccagttttattgcttctttaatcagaacaacagttttcagctgtgctaacataattgcaaaatgtttttctaatgatcaattagcctttttaaaatgataaacttggattagctaacacaacgtaccattggaacacaggagtgacggttgctgataatgggcctctgtacgcctatgtagatattccattaaaaatcagccgtttccagctacaatagtcatttacaacattaaccatgtctacactgtatttctgcacaattttatgttattttaatggacaatttttttAGTCTTATTTGCTTTCAAAAaccaggacatttctaagtgaccccaaacttttgagcgatagtgtgtgtgtgtgtcatagggTTGGGTAAGCTTGATGATAAACATGAAACCATATCTGGATTGAAACGGAATGCCGTTGCCTTACTTTGCACAGAGCAGATGTCAGCACCCTGTGAGATTCAATTACCCAGAGATTATATCCAACTATTCACACTTATTTCTTTAAAACCTTACTGTGTAAAGAGCATTAAAAGTATTGATGGCTGTGTCAGTTGGGCAATATTTATTGCTCTATTAATACTTCATATCTTGCCCCCAAGACCTATGACATTGCACTTGGCTGTGACAAAGGCTTAAACCTCGAGCTAAAAGCTCCAGTTCCCCATAGCATTGAAATCAGTCCACTAAGTCTAGAAAGTGCATCTCACTTGGTCTCAAGGACATCTCTGTGTGGGAAGCTTAGTTTACTGTATTTGTACATCTGGGTTCTCTACATTTCTTAGGTTTGTTTGGTTCCTAGGAACGTAGCAATTAGTCGAGCCTTATTCTGGATGCCACTTCTGACACCAAATGTTACCGCCTGTGTGAAACCCCGAAGCTCTATGCTGCTCATTTGGTGACCtttaaaaaataattataatttGTCTTTTTTAAGGTCTCTAGCTTGTGGGCTTATTGCCTTAGTGACTTATGCTTCATGTACTATACAATAACTAGTGTGTTGTTTTAATGGACGCTTTAGGCGCATCAAGTTGAAGTGCTCTTGTAGCAATTTCATCATGGTCTCCAATCCCACAGTATCAAGGCACAATGACCAGGTGCTACAAGAGCCACTATCAATGGACTCGAGCAGGAACAATGGCTTTCAGGAACACGCGTTCATTTATTATGCATCATGAATGTATAATTGATAACAATAGGTCTAGTAGGTTGGACACATTGTGAATACATGAGTAATTGGTTTGTAAGCCTATGAAAGTAACTACGCAAGCTTGACATGTAATAAACTAGATCACTATTGTGTATTGATTCTTTTTTTTAGTTTACTGTCATATAAATAGTACACACAATTATAGTTACACGAATTGAAAACACCCTGGCAGGTTGGTGGATGTTGGTTAATCCCACCCCAACCATGAGCAatctgttctgccacctctggtctcttgacTCTCTAAATGACTAAAGAATAAGTGTAAATACGGCGCATGGCAAAACAGACAGCACATTCAAAAGGCTGTGTTTGGTGTGTATCGTGTGTCAAACTCTAGGCCCGCAGGCCTAATCTGGAGCCCAAATGTGGCCTGTGGGTGGTTTGAGTAAAAACAACATTTGGGGGAAAGTCAACTTCAGttgaaatgactaaaaccaaattGAAACCATGTAGAAATTATATTGCGCTAGATTTATACAGTCCCTTCACTCTTTCCATGTTGCTAAGAATAACCACAACAAAAGCTGGATTGTCAGGGAGCATCAAATTACAGAAAAATACTAGTTTTGGGAAGGGGGGGTTTGACACCCCCAGCGTATCAGTAATTTCCACATAGCCTTCCTGACACTTGGAATGATTTCAACAGTCCTTATTCAGTAGTCTTGGCTAATTGCTGCTAGAGGTATGTCTATATATGGACATGGCTAGGTGGCATTTAATGGTGCAGAAGGCCCGTCTCTGTCCTCTCGGAGGCTCATATGGTGTCACCATTTTAACCACTgacctctcatcccctctccctatCGCTCTCGGAGTCTTCCACTCCTCCTGGCCCTGCCTCTCTTCCACAGTCGCTCTCATCCTCTCCCGCTCaatcttcatctccctctctccctccatcctctccctcaacTCCTGCTCTCTCCGGCTCCACTCTACCTCCAGCCTGTGATACATGTGATGGGAGAAGTGCCATCCACCGTTCTCCTGCAACATGTCCTTCACCCTGCTCACTAATGCCTCCACCTGACTCCTTTCCCCCTCCCACTGTCCCTCCTTGTTATCCAAAACATGGCACCTGTACCTGCACTTTTCCATcagccactgcagtgctagcCCCCCAGATTGGATATGCTGCTCCAGGCTTCGCCCCCTCCCCTTCAGTCGGTCGCCGAAAGTGAAGAGCACCATGGTGTGCCTCCACACACTAGAGGTCATGACCTCCATGCGCCTCTCCGCCGCTTGCCTCTCCATCTCGGTGAAGTCCAGTAGGGGAATCACTAGGAGGACAACGTGGGGACCGGGGCCACACAACGACAGGGCTCTTAGCAGCTCTATCTTCTCCTCCCTGGGGACGGAGTCTTCTGAGAAGCTCCAGCCCCGGGCATCAATCACGGTGACGTCACGACCGGCTGCGGTTCCACTGGCCGCAGTGCTAGTCCCGCCCCCTCTGGTGTCGAAGGCTTTACGTCCAAGTATGGTGATGCCATAGGAGCTCTTGCCTGTGCGTTTAGGTCCTACCAGGAGAAGGCGAACGTCGGCGGGGTCTGTGTcggctgggagagaggagagagggatgctgTTAGAAAGGAACTCGTATCTGCTCAGACCTTAGCGCCAGAGTccaagagagaggagtgggatagagagatggaggagacgttaatgagagagacaggcaggctgtCAGACAACTATCCAGTAAAAAAACATCTGCCATTGTTGCTTTGCGCCACTCACTGAAAGACGTTCTACTGCTTGTCAGTTTGTCAAAAAAAAAAGTTCAATAGAGGTGACCTTGCGAGACTCCAAGTTCTGAAAGTTTCCTACACAATGCACTACACGCAGTCGCAATGAAAATGTTTTAATTTACCTCAATCTATCCTCTCCTGACGTAGAACTTGATTGAGCGCATCCACTTGTACTtggtaaactcagcaaaaaaagatgtcctctcactgtcaactgtgttttatttttagcaaacttatcatgtgtaaatatttgtatgaacataagattcaacaactgagacataaactgaacaaattccacagacatgtgactaacaaatggaatgtgtccctgaacaaagggggggtcaaaatcaaaagtaacagtatcGGTTGTGGCCactagctgcattaagtactgcagtgcatctcctcctcatggactgcaccagattttccagttcttgctgtgagatgttccaccaaggcacctgcaagttccccgacatttctggggggaatggccctagccccctcaccaacaggtcccagacgtgctcaacgggattgagatccgggctcttcgctgtccATGGCAgatcactgacattcctgtcttgcaggaaatcacgcacagaacgagcagtatggctggtggcattgtcatgctggagggtcatgtcaggatgagcctgcaggaaggaagGGTAACACATGCGGGAGGATGATGTctttcctgtaacgcacagcgttgagattgcctgcaatgacaacgatctcagtccgatgatgctgtgacacaccgccccagaccattttacatttaagtcatttagcagacgctcttatccagagcgacttacaaattggtgcgttcaccttaagacatccagtggaacagccactttacaatagtgcatctaaatcttttaaggggggggtgagaaggattactttatcctatcctaggtattccttaaagaggtggggtttcaggtgtctccggaaggtggtgattgactccgctgtcctggcgtcgtgagggagtttgttccaccattggggggccagagcagcgaacagttttgactgggctgcgcgggaactgtacttcctcagtggtagggaggcgagcaggccagaggtggatgaacgcagtgcccttgtttgggtgtagggcctgatcagagcctggaggtactgaggtgccgttcccctcacagctccgtaggcaagcaccatggtcttgtagcggatgcgagcttcaactggaagccagtggagagagcggaggagcggggtgacgtgagagaacttgggaaggttgaacaccagacgggctgcggcgttctggatgagttgtaggggtttaatggcacaggcagggagcccagccaacagcgagttgcagtaatccagacgggagatgacaagtgcctggattaggacctgcgccgcttcctgtgtgaggcaggtgttgtagagcatgaacctacaggaacgggccaccgccttgatgttagttgagaacgacagggtgttgtccagggtcacgccaaggttcttagcgctctgggaggaggacacagtggagttgtcaaccgtgatggcgagatcatggaacgggcagtccttccccgggaggaagagcagctccgtcttgccgaggttcagcttgaggtggtgatcagtcatccacactgatatgtctgccagacatgcagagatgcgattcgccacctggtcatcagaagggggaaaggagaagattaattgtgtgtcgtctgcatagcaatgataggagagaccatgtgaggttatgacagagccaagtgacttggtgtatagcgagaataggagagggcctagaacagagccctgggggacgccagtggtgagagcgcgtggtgaggagacagattctcgccacgccacctggtaggagcgacctgtcaggtaggacgcaatccaagcgtgggccgcgccagagatgcccaactcggagagggtggagaggaggatctgatggttcacagtatcgaaggcagccgataggtctagaaggatgagagcagaggagagagagttagctttagcagtgcggagcgcctccgtgatacagagaagagcagtctcagttgaatgactagtcttgaaacctgactgatttggatcaagaaggtcattctgagagagatagcgggagagctggccaaggacggcacgttcaagggttttggagagaaaagaaagaagggatactggtctgtagttgttgacatcggagggatcgagtgtaggttttttcagaaggggtgcaactctcgctctcttgaagacggaagggacgtagccagcggtcagggatgagttgatgagcgaggtgaggtaagggagaaggtctccggaaatggtctggagaagagaggaggggatagggtcaagcgggcaggttgttgggcggccggccgtcacaagacgcgagatttcatctggagagagaggggagaaagaggtcagagcacagggtagggcagtgtgagcagaaccagcggtgtcgtttgacttagcaaacgaggatcggatgtcgtcgaccttcttttcaaaatggttgaggaagtcatctgcagagaggggggaggaggattcaggagggaggagaaggtggcaaagagcttcctagggttagaggcagatgcttggaatttagagtggtagaaagtggctttagcagcagagacataagaggaaaatgtagagaggagggagtgaaaggatgccaggtccgcagggaggcgagttttcctccatgacggaccctccacctccaaatcgatcccactccagagaacaggcctcggtgtaacgctcattccttcgacgataaaggcgaatccgaccatcacccctggtgagacaaaactgcgactcgtcagtgaagagcactttttgccagtctggtctagcgacggtgggtttgtgcccatctGCCtattgggaaacagtgtttaaaccctttacaatgaagatctgtgaagttaattcgtaaaaatccaaatatctttgaagaacagggtcctgaaaaagggaagttATGAAAGTACACCCATTGGGGAAATCTTGTTATCATGAAACATACATTGCTAGTCATTCAGAAACATATTTTAGACTAAATGCTACCGGCACTTTTATCTACTTTATCTACTGCTGATTAAATGTTTTCTTCAAAAGAGATATCTGATTttaaatacatacagttgaagtcggaagtttacatacacttaggttggagtcattaaaagtagtttttcaaccactccacacatttcttgttaacaaactatagttttggcaagtcggttaggacatctactttgcatgagacaagtcatttttccaacaattgtttacagacagattatttcacatatatcACATTTCACatgtatcacatttccagtgggtcagaagttgacatacactaagttgactgtgcctttaaacagcttggaaaattccagaaaataatgtaatggctttagaagcttatgataggctaattgacttaatttgagtcaattggaggtctacctgtggatatatttcaaagcctaccttcaaactcagtgcctctttgcttgacatcatgggaaaatcaaaagaaatcagccgagaccccagaaaaaattgtagacctccacaagtctggttcatcctcgggagcaatttccaaacgcctgaatgtaccacgttcatctgtacaaacaatagtaggcaagtataaacaccatgggcccacacagccatcataccgctcagaaaggagactcgttctgtctcctagagatgaacgtactttggtgcgagaagtgcaaatcaatcccagaacaacagcaaaggaccttgtgaagatgctggaggaaactggtacaaaatcATCTATATCCAGAGTAAAACAGTAAAAGTccaatatcaacataacctgaaagggagaggcttgcaagccgaagaacaccatcccaaccgtgaagcacgggggtggccgcatcatgttgtgggggtgatttgctgcaggagggactggtgcacttcacaaaatagatggcatcatgaggcaggaacatagtggatgttttgaagcaacatctcaagacatcagtcaggaagttgaagcttggttgcaaatgggtcttccaaatggacaatgaccccaagcgtacttccaaaggacaacaaagtcaaggtattggagtggctatcacaaagccctgacctcaatcccatgtaaaatgtgtgggcagaactgagaaagcgtgtgcgagcaaggaggcctacaaacctgactcagttacaccagctctgtcaggaggaatgggccaaaattcacccaacttattgtgggaagcttgtggaaggctacccaaaacatttgacccaagttgagcaatttaaaggcaatgctaccaaattctaattgagtgtatgtaaacttctgacccactgggaatgtgatgaaagaaataaaagctgaaataaataattctctctactattattctgacattttctctttgttaaaataaagtggtgatcctaactgacctaagacagggaatttttgctcagattaaatgtcaggatttgtgaaaaactgaatttgaatgtttttggctaaggtgtacgtaaacttccgacttcaactgtatatctacccTGTAAAGTGCACTTAACACCATTTTCAGGCGAACTCCAGCTCCCCATTAAGGCGGCTCAGCAGGCTGCAGGTCACAGTGGCAAATGTAGTAGTCCGTTTCACAGCGAACCCTCTGCTCCATAAAATTGTTAATTAGCATTAGTTAGTAAATAAGCTTTTGCTAATTCACTTGCGAGCGTATGCGGTCAGGTATTTCTTCACGAAACAAGTGCAAGTTAGTTGGAGTGTTTGTCTCAAGTGTTGAATACATAATGACTTGTTCAGAGAGTGGCTCCTTTTTGATATAAAGGACCTTTGCAAGCCCCTCCCCTTTGCATTGCAATAATAGTTTCTTGCTTACTTGACAGCCTTGTGTAGTAATATGTTGCTACTATTAAACTCTCATTTCTATGGTTACTGTCAGGCAATACTTTTCTAGTTATGTTACACACCGTAAAGGATTGTCTATTTTAAGACTTCTTGGAATATGTTCAAAGTTATTTTTGTCATTTTTATGAGGCAACTCTTTCACTGTGGTTAATGTTGAATCAAGTTTTAGTGTAGGGCCAGCGTTTTATTGAGGAACTCTTTGCTATGATAAAATACCTGGGAATCAGGAAAATGATTGACCAAGTGGAATTTGGCAATGTGTTTGCA
Encoded proteins:
- the LOC135565766 gene encoding GTPase IMAP family member 7-like, whose translation is MASSEESDTSTQPAFHPAVILEENTHHQPPTCSPTSTAELKVNPMPDTDPADVRLLLVGPKRTGKSSYGITILGRKAFDTRGGGTSTAASGTAAGRDVTVIDARGWSFSEDSVPREEKIELLRALSLCGPGPHVVLLVIPLLDFTEMERQAAERRMEVMTSSVWRHTMVLFTFGDRLKGRGRSLEQHIQSGGLALQWLMEKCRYRCHVLDNKEGQWEGERSQVEALVSRVKDMLQENGGWHFSHHMYHRLEVEWSRREQELRERMEGEREMKIERERMRATVEERQGQEEWKTPRAIGRGDERSVVKMVTPYEPPRGQRRAFCTIKCHLAMSIYRHTSSSN